The Henckelia pumila isolate YLH828 chromosome 2, ASM3356847v2, whole genome shotgun sequence genome includes a window with the following:
- the LOC140880764 gene encoding uncharacterized protein, protein MSATSIHITALDGIVNVNSLFTFAVFIGLAWNPTDPNSTLIDPTQPPGCSPSPTTAERLVCFHVYAFSCFLFSSLVALGLKQAIRLARDSPAHWPIDLTMVNKTGLRVGYVVSAAGSVTGSVFLMLALVDVVQIKLGMLGCGGSRHGFGAVVPLVILVPSGLLIYVCTVLYAFTR, encoded by the coding sequence ATGTCGGCCACCAGCATCCACATAACGGCGCTCGATGGGATCGTGAACGTCAACTCCCTCTTCACATTCGCCGTCTTCATCGGCCTCGCGTGGAACCCGACCGACCCCAACAGCACTCTCATCGATCCCACCCAGCCACCCGGCTGCTCCCCCAGCCCGACGACCGCCGAACGCCTCGTGTGCTTCCACGTGTACGCCTTCAGCTGCTTCCTCTTTTCCAGCCTCGTGGCGCTGGGGCTGAAACAGGCCATAAGACTGGCCCGCGACAGCCCGGCCCACTGGCCGATAGACCTGACGATGGTGAACAAAACGGGTCTCCGGGTCGGGTATGTGGTCTCCGCCGCGGGTTCGGTAACTGGGTCGGTTTTCTTGATGCTGGCTCTGGTGGACGTGGTGCAGATAAAGCTGGGGATGCTGGGGTGCGGAGGGAGCAGGCATGGGTTTGGGGCGGTGGTGCCGCTGGTGATTCTGGTGCCGTCGGGGCTTTTGATTTACGTTTGTACTGTGCTTTACGCTTTTACTCGTTGA
- the LOC140880765 gene encoding uncharacterized protein, which translates to MGKLFCIMLFMIIGIASLSGVYSAGQCPNSTPDMEVLKLIPCASAAQDSNAAVSKSCCTQVKILGQNPECLCAVMLSNTAKSSGVKPEIAITIPKRCNLADRPVGFKCGAYILP; encoded by the exons ATGGGGAAACTCTTCTGCATTATGCTTTTCATGATCATCGGGATTGCTAGTTTAAGCGGCGTGTATTCGGCCGGCCAATGTCCTAACTCAACCCCGGACATGGAAGTATTGAAGCTGATTCCATGCGCATCTGCCGCACAAGACTCTAACGCCGCGGTTTCCAAAAGTTGCTGCACTCAGGTGAAGATATTGGGGCAGAACCCCGAGTGTTTGTGCGCCGTTATGCTGTCGAACACGGCCAAGAGTTCAGGGGTGAAGCCTGAAATCGCCATAACCATTCCCAAGAGGTGCAACCTTGCTGACAGGCCCGTTGGTTTCAAATGTGGAG CTTACATTTTGCCTTAA
- the LOC140880763 gene encoding rop guanine nucleotide exchange factor 5-like, with product MEGVTDNMKKNKGSDKSLLDPLCWPIRRAAESVKNDAFEGKNKLNDNVDGGVDYCKLKIQRSKLSELEMMKERFAKLLLGEDMSGSGKGVFPALAISNAITNLCATVFGQLSRLEPLQSEKKAMWEREIEWLVCVGDHIVEFAPSCQTFPDGTKVEIMTCRPRSDLFLNLPALRKLDNMLLEILDGFTNTEFWYVDKGRIAAEANGAVSFQKAIQRQEDKWWLPVPRVPHGGLPEDTRKQLNHRRECASQIHKAAMAINSIALAEMEVPESYSEALPKNGRACLGDVIYSCITSDHFSSECLLDCLDLSTEHAALDIANRVEAAIDLCKKRATNRTTAKSSWEIVKELVKDGGGDKRDLLAERAESLLLCLRRRFPCLAQTDLDVSKILCNKDVGKSILESYSRVLESLAFNIVARIDDLLYVDDISKHSDKTNMMSHRKIILPYSVPVSSSPYRTAFTTPNFSPARLGNSPARGERSPHLGTKPSPLRGLGVRRVLTNYLECEVKAKN from the exons ATGGAAGGTGTCACTGACAATATGAAGAAGAACAAAGGATCTGATAAATCTTTGTTAGATCCTCTCTGCTGGCCAATAAGAAGAGCAGCAGAATCTGTGAAAAACGATGCGTTTGAAGGGAAAAACAAGCTCAATGATAATGTTGATGGTGGTGTTGATTACTGTAAGTTGAAGATTCAAAGATCAAAACTTTCAG AATTGGAGATGATGAAAGAGAGGTTTGCAAAACTTTTACTTGGTGAAGACATGTCTGGAAGTGGCAAAGGGGTTTTCCCTGCGCTGGCTATTTCGAATGCCATCACCAATCTTTGCG CTACTGTATTTGGGCAACTGTCGAGATTGGAACCCCTACAATCTGAGAAGAAAGCAATGTGGGAAAGAGAGATTGAATGGCTTGTTTGTGTGGGCGATCATATAGTAGAATTCGCACCATCTTGCCAAACGTTTCCTGATGGAACTAAGGTTGAG ATTATGACTTGTCGCCCAAGATCAGATCTTTTTCTCAATCTCCCAGCTCTTCGAAAACTTGACAACATGCTACTA GAAATACTAGATGGATTCACCAATACAGAATTTTGGTATGTTGATAAAGGTAGAATAGCAGCAGAGGCCAATGGTGCAGTTTCATTTCAGAAAGCCATTCAACGACAGGAGGATAAATGGTGGCTGCCTGTGCCACGCGTCCCCCACGGCGGTCTCCCTGAAGACACGAGAAAGCAATTAAACCACAGGCGTGAATGTGCAAGTCAGATTCATAAAGCTGCAATGGCTATTAACAGCATTGCCTTAGCTGAGATGGAAGTTCCAGAATCATACTCAGAAGCTCTCCCAAAG AATGGGAGAGCCTGTCTGGGGGATGTCATATACAGCTGCATCACTTCCGACCATTTCTCCTCAGAATGCTTGCTTGATTGCCTCGATCTGTCCACTGAACACGCAGCTTTAGACATAGCAAATCGAGTGGAGGCAGCAATCGACTTGTGTAAAAAACGAGCCACAAACCGTACCACTGCTAAATCCTCTTGGGAGATTGTTAAAGAGCTAGTGAAAGATGGAGGAGGAGACAAGAGGGATTTGCTTGCTGAAAGAGCTGAAAGCCTTCTTCTATGTTTGAGAAGACGATTCCCGTGTCTTGCACAAACTGACTTAGATGTCAGCAAAATACTGTGCAACAAG GATGTGGGGAAGTCCATTTTAGAGAGCTACTCAAGGGTTTTAGAGAGTTTGGCATTCAACATTGTGGCACGCATCGATGATCTACTCTACGTAGATGATATAAGCAAACATTCAGACAAAACCAACATGATGAGCCACAGAAAGATTATACTCCCATATTCGGTGCCCGTTTCGAGCTCTCCCTACCGCACAGCATTCACCACACCAAACTTTTCTCCTGCTCGACTTGGTAATAGCCCTGCCAGAGGCGAGAGGAGTCCACATCTCGGCACCAAACCATCCCCACTCCGCGGATTAGGAGTAAGAAGGGTACTCACAAATTACCTCGAATGCGAAGTAAAGGCAAAGAATTGA